One window of the Helicoverpa zea isolate HzStark_Cry1AcR chromosome 7, ilHelZeax1.1, whole genome shotgun sequence genome contains the following:
- the LOC124631800 gene encoding myc box-dependent-interacting protein 1 isoform X1 — MAESKGALIAKTVQKHAGRAKEKLLQNLGKVDRTLDDIFEEHLQNFNRQHQQATRLQKEFNNYIRCIRAVQTASKTLMEAITEVYESGWSGHDLLYVQAQNLEMLWQDFSHKLGDQVLIPLNTYTNQFPEVRKKIEKRGRKLVDYDSQRHSFQNLQSNATKRRDDVKVTKGREQLEEAKRTYEVLNSELHDELPALYDSRVLFYVNNLQTLFSAEQLFHSESHKVFGELEMITDKLATDCQRGSYSKKANNLSINMNNISPAASPHATLNSHNGKPASPTDTVQTPPSPALNGSPAPPGTPRANAPDIPRADTPLQAKPDTDIKPEADTDTPTTVERKDKDKPATPPATNNNIEQDDKKVEQLYDIPVGSPVPPEKSNNNSEESKQIDSEKKDEKEKNDTENKTDDVYDIPIGATLAGLPPGTLYRVRATYRYTREDSDELSFDVGEVIRVVEYTDPDEQEEGWLMGIKESTNEKGMFPANFTRPI, encoded by the exons CTCCTTCAAAACCTGGGCAAGGTAGACCGGACCCTCGACGACATATTCGAAGAACATCTGCAGAACTTCAACAGGCAACATCAGCAGGCCACCAGGCTTCAGAAGGAGTTCAACAACTACATAAGATGTATAAGAG CGGTACAAACAGCCTCCAAAACCCTGATGGAGGCTATCACGGAAGTCTACGAGAGCGGCTGGTCAGGCCACGACCTGCTGTACGTACAAGCGCAGAACTTGGAGATGTTGTGGCAGGACTTCTCCCACAAGCTGGGCGATCAGGTCCTCATACCGCTCAATACGTACACCAACCAGTTCCCTGAAGTCAGG AAAAAGATCGAGAAACGCGGCCGCAAGTTGGTAGACTACGACAGTCAAAGGCACAGCTTCCAGAATCTGCAATCGAACGCCACGAAGAGAAGGGACGATGTCAAG GTAACCAAAGGCAGGGAGCAGCTAGAAGAAGCGAAGCGCACATACGAAGTGCTGAACTCTGAGCTACACGACGAACTGCCCGCACTGTACGACTCCCGCGTCCTCTTCTACGTCAACAATCTGCAAACACTCTTCTCGGCTGAACAACTCTTCCATTCTGAAAGTCATAAG GTATTCGGCGAACTGGAAATGATAACGGACAAGCTCGCGACTGACTGCCAACGTGGATCGTACAGCAAGAAGGCGAACAACCTCAGCATCAACATGAACAACATCTCGCCCGCCGCCTCGCCCCACGCCACGCTCAACTCGCACAACGGCAAGCCTGCTTCACCCACCGACACCGTGCAGA CGCCCCCCTCCCCCGCGCTCAACGGCTCCCCCGCGCCGCCCGGCACGCCACGAGCCAACGCACCTGATATACCGCGAGCTGACACACCACTACAAGCAAAACCCGACACTGACATTAAACCCGAAGCCGACACAGACACGCCCACTACTGTGGAAAGAAAGGACAAAGACAAGCCGGCCACGCCCCCTgcaacaaacaataatatagaACAGGACGACAAGAAGGTCGAACAGCTGTATGATATACCTGTTG GGTCGCCCGTACCGCCGGAGAAGTCAAATAATAACTCGGAGGAAAGCAAACAGATAGATTCAGAAAAAAAGGACGAAAAAGAGAAGAATGACACTGAAAACAAGACCGACGATGTATACGACATACCTATTG GAGCGACACTGGCGGGTCTGCCGCCGGGCACGCTGTACCGCGTGCGGGCGACGTACCGCTACACGCGCGAGGACTCCGACGAGCTCTCCTTCGACGTCGGCGAGGTCATCCGCGTCGTCGAGTACACTGATCCTGACGAACAG GAGGAAGGCTGGCTGATGGGCATCAAAGAATCAACCAATGAGAAAGGCATGTTCCCCGCGAACTTCACGCGACCAATATGA
- the LOC124631800 gene encoding myc box-dependent-interacting protein 1 isoform X2, translating to MAESKGALIAKTVQKHAGRAKEKLLQNLGKVDRTLDDIFEEHLQNFNRQHQQATRLQKEFNNYIRCIRAVQTASKTLMEAITEVYESGWSGHDLLYVQAQNLEMLWQDFSHKLGDQVLIPLNTYTNQFPEVRKKIEKRGRKLVDYDSQRHSFQNLQSNATKRRDDVKVTKGREQLEEAKRTYEVLNSELHDELPALYDSRVLFYVNNLQTLFSAEQLFHSESHKVFGELEMITDKLATDCQRGSYSKKANNLSINMNNISPAASPHATLNSHNGKPASPTDTVQRSPVPPEKSNNNSEESKQIDSEKKDEKEKNDTENKTDDVYDIPIGATLAGLPPGTLYRVRATYRYTREDSDELSFDVGEVIRVVEYTDPDEQEEGWLMGIKESTNEKGMFPANFTRPI from the exons CTCCTTCAAAACCTGGGCAAGGTAGACCGGACCCTCGACGACATATTCGAAGAACATCTGCAGAACTTCAACAGGCAACATCAGCAGGCCACCAGGCTTCAGAAGGAGTTCAACAACTACATAAGATGTATAAGAG CGGTACAAACAGCCTCCAAAACCCTGATGGAGGCTATCACGGAAGTCTACGAGAGCGGCTGGTCAGGCCACGACCTGCTGTACGTACAAGCGCAGAACTTGGAGATGTTGTGGCAGGACTTCTCCCACAAGCTGGGCGATCAGGTCCTCATACCGCTCAATACGTACACCAACCAGTTCCCTGAAGTCAGG AAAAAGATCGAGAAACGCGGCCGCAAGTTGGTAGACTACGACAGTCAAAGGCACAGCTTCCAGAATCTGCAATCGAACGCCACGAAGAGAAGGGACGATGTCAAG GTAACCAAAGGCAGGGAGCAGCTAGAAGAAGCGAAGCGCACATACGAAGTGCTGAACTCTGAGCTACACGACGAACTGCCCGCACTGTACGACTCCCGCGTCCTCTTCTACGTCAACAATCTGCAAACACTCTTCTCGGCTGAACAACTCTTCCATTCTGAAAGTCATAAG GTATTCGGCGAACTGGAAATGATAACGGACAAGCTCGCGACTGACTGCCAACGTGGATCGTACAGCAAGAAGGCGAACAACCTCAGCATCAACATGAACAACATCTCGCCCGCCGCCTCGCCCCACGCCACGCTCAACTCGCACAACGGCAAGCCTGCTTCACCCACCGACACCGTGCAGA GGTCGCCCGTACCGCCGGAGAAGTCAAATAATAACTCGGAGGAAAGCAAACAGATAGATTCAGAAAAAAAGGACGAAAAAGAGAAGAATGACACTGAAAACAAGACCGACGATGTATACGACATACCTATTG GAGCGACACTGGCGGGTCTGCCGCCGGGCACGCTGTACCGCGTGCGGGCGACGTACCGCTACACGCGCGAGGACTCCGACGAGCTCTCCTTCGACGTCGGCGAGGTCATCCGCGTCGTCGAGTACACTGATCCTGACGAACAG GAGGAAGGCTGGCTGATGGGCATCAAAGAATCAACCAATGAGAAAGGCATGTTCCCCGCGAACTTCACGCGACCAATATGA
- the LOC124631800 gene encoding myc box-dependent-interacting protein 1 isoform X3 — translation MAESKGALIAKTVQKHAGRAKEKLLQNLGKVDRTLDDIFEEHLQNFNRQHQQATRLQKEFNNYIRCIRAVQTASKTLMEAITEVYESGWSGHDLLYVQAQNLEMLWQDFSHKLGDQVLIPLNTYTNQFPEVRKKIEKRGRKLVDYDSQRHSFQNLQSNATKRRDDVKVTKGREQLEEAKRTYEVLNSELHDELPALYDSRVLFYVNNLQTLFSAEQLFHSESHKVFGELEMITDKLATDCQRGSYSKKANNLSINMNNISPAASPHATLNSHNGKPASPTDTVQRATLAGLPPGTLYRVRATYRYTREDSDELSFDVGEVIRVVEYTDPDEQEEGWLMGIKESTNEKGMFPANFTRPI, via the exons CTCCTTCAAAACCTGGGCAAGGTAGACCGGACCCTCGACGACATATTCGAAGAACATCTGCAGAACTTCAACAGGCAACATCAGCAGGCCACCAGGCTTCAGAAGGAGTTCAACAACTACATAAGATGTATAAGAG CGGTACAAACAGCCTCCAAAACCCTGATGGAGGCTATCACGGAAGTCTACGAGAGCGGCTGGTCAGGCCACGACCTGCTGTACGTACAAGCGCAGAACTTGGAGATGTTGTGGCAGGACTTCTCCCACAAGCTGGGCGATCAGGTCCTCATACCGCTCAATACGTACACCAACCAGTTCCCTGAAGTCAGG AAAAAGATCGAGAAACGCGGCCGCAAGTTGGTAGACTACGACAGTCAAAGGCACAGCTTCCAGAATCTGCAATCGAACGCCACGAAGAGAAGGGACGATGTCAAG GTAACCAAAGGCAGGGAGCAGCTAGAAGAAGCGAAGCGCACATACGAAGTGCTGAACTCTGAGCTACACGACGAACTGCCCGCACTGTACGACTCCCGCGTCCTCTTCTACGTCAACAATCTGCAAACACTCTTCTCGGCTGAACAACTCTTCCATTCTGAAAGTCATAAG GTATTCGGCGAACTGGAAATGATAACGGACAAGCTCGCGACTGACTGCCAACGTGGATCGTACAGCAAGAAGGCGAACAACCTCAGCATCAACATGAACAACATCTCGCCCGCCGCCTCGCCCCACGCCACGCTCAACTCGCACAACGGCAAGCCTGCTTCACCCACCGACACCGTGCAGA GAGCGACACTGGCGGGTCTGCCGCCGGGCACGCTGTACCGCGTGCGGGCGACGTACCGCTACACGCGCGAGGACTCCGACGAGCTCTCCTTCGACGTCGGCGAGGTCATCCGCGTCGTCGAGTACACTGATCCTGACGAACAG GAGGAAGGCTGGCTGATGGGCATCAAAGAATCAACCAATGAGAAAGGCATGTTCCCCGCGAACTTCACGCGACCAATATGA